From the Tripterygium wilfordii isolate XIE 37 chromosome 6, ASM1340144v1, whole genome shotgun sequence genome, one window contains:
- the LOC120000989 gene encoding uncharacterized protein LOC120000989 isoform X1 has protein sequence MQISPPLFHSHWFVSSMFLPENKYPKCVHTSAVLYVEIILDVDEIHSESLNEVQINLLHKKVELSNLKQKQAGVVNEAESTMASLTSSMNFFAFSNSFLAMVVKSTVSCISLTSALIVAGFLLCTLVYPVCLAFIRMKAVFLDFTELTREQSNLINFLGKPPTVADLMDVSSSPITSSSVSESYMNEVARMIKRVKSMNGSLYGNVYYGCLCSVSVSLMVYVGTMFWIANWETCETSTAPASSPGLDKIKSLLLPLLMEGLA, from the exons ATGCAAATCTCCCCTCCACTTTTTCACTCCCACTGGTTTGTCTCATCAATGTTTCTCCCCGAAAACAAATATCCAAAATGCGTTCATACTTCAGCAGTATTATATGTAGAG aTTATTCTGGATGTTGATGAAATACATTCTGAATCTCTTAATGAAGTTCAAATCAATTTGTTACATAAAAAAGTTGAACTCTCTAACTTGAAGCAAAAGCAAGCTGGAGTGGTTAATGAAGCAGAATCTACAATGGCAAGTCTTACCAGCAGTATGAACTTCTTTGCTTTTAGTAATTCATTCCTGGCTATGGTGGTCAAATCCACTGTTTCTTGCATTTCTTTGACGTCTGCTCTCATAGTTGCTGGGTTCCTCTTGTGTACACTTGTATACCCTGTTTGTCTTGCCTTCATCCGCATGAAGGCTGTGTTTCTAGACTTCACTGAATTGACAAGGGAGCAAAGTAATCTGATTAATTTTCTTGGAAAGCCTCCAACCGTTGCAGACTTGATGGATGTATCTAGTTCTCCAATTACCTCATCATCTGTGTCGGAGAGTTACATGAATGAGGTTGCCCGTATGATTAAGCGAGTCAAATCAATGAATGGGTCTTTGTATGGGAATGTTTACTATGGATGTCTTTGTTCTGTTTCTGTCTCCCTGATGGTATATGTTGGAACAATGTTCTGGATTGCTAATTGGGAAACATGTG AGACATCTACAGCTCCTGCATCATCTCCTGGATTGGATAAAATCAAGTCTCTTCTGCTACCGTTACTGATGGAGGGATTGGCATAG
- the LOC120000989 gene encoding uncharacterized protein LOC120000989 isoform X2 encodes MAEIEEIENGAPRPNIILDVDEIHSESLNEVQINLLHKKVELSNLKQKQAGVVNEAESTMASLTSSMNFFAFSNSFLAMVVKSTVSCISLTSALIVAGFLLCTLVYPVCLAFIRMKAVFLDFTELTREQSNLINFLGKPPTVADLMDVSSSPITSSSVSESYMNEVARMIKRVKSMNGSLYGNVYYGCLCSVSVSLMVYVGTMFWIANWETCETSTAPASSPGLDKIKSLLLPLLMEGLA; translated from the exons ATGGCTGAGATAGAAGAGATAGAAAACGGAGCTCCTCGTCCCAAT aTTATTCTGGATGTTGATGAAATACATTCTGAATCTCTTAATGAAGTTCAAATCAATTTGTTACATAAAAAAGTTGAACTCTCTAACTTGAAGCAAAAGCAAGCTGGAGTGGTTAATGAAGCAGAATCTACAATGGCAAGTCTTACCAGCAGTATGAACTTCTTTGCTTTTAGTAATTCATTCCTGGCTATGGTGGTCAAATCCACTGTTTCTTGCATTTCTTTGACGTCTGCTCTCATAGTTGCTGGGTTCCTCTTGTGTACACTTGTATACCCTGTTTGTCTTGCCTTCATCCGCATGAAGGCTGTGTTTCTAGACTTCACTGAATTGACAAGGGAGCAAAGTAATCTGATTAATTTTCTTGGAAAGCCTCCAACCGTTGCAGACTTGATGGATGTATCTAGTTCTCCAATTACCTCATCATCTGTGTCGGAGAGTTACATGAATGAGGTTGCCCGTATGATTAAGCGAGTCAAATCAATGAATGGGTCTTTGTATGGGAATGTTTACTATGGATGTCTTTGTTCTGTTTCTGTCTCCCTGATGGTATATGTTGGAACAATGTTCTGGATTGCTAATTGGGAAACATGTG AGACATCTACAGCTCCTGCATCATCTCCTGGATTGGATAAAATCAAGTCTCTTCTGCTACCGTTACTGATGGAGGGATTGGCATAG